One genomic segment of Lusitaniella coriacea LEGE 07157 includes these proteins:
- a CDS encoding hybrid sensor histidine kinase/response regulator, with translation MNSPQTSKILIVDDSRTNVEVLSDALTHAGYMIEIAQDGKSALQQAQEKQPDLILLDVQMPGIDGFETCHQLKKNRETQNIPVIFTTAMTDITNKVKGLNLGAVDYIIKPFQPEEVLARVKVHLQLRQMTKTLAQQNIQLQEFKEALEQKVAERTVELQNAQVQLVQQEKLSTLGQLVAGVAHEVNNPLTFLVNNLSPAREYIADITKVLHLYQQHYPDPDSEIEEVCDAVDLEFALEDLPKILNSMRLGTERIRDITVSLRNFSRSDTDKKIAVDIHEGLDSTLLILRHRLKAFSDRAEIEVRRNYNQLPKIKCYPGQLNQVFTNILSNAIDVLEEALEAERMTDRAPEIRICTEKMGEQFVTIRITDNGLGMTEHTQKHLFEPMFTTKAIGKGTGLGLSISQQIVEEKHGGELTCYSVLGQGTEFVIKIPMN, from the coding sequence ATGAACAGCCCGCAAACTAGCAAAATTCTGATTGTGGATGACAGCCGCACAAATGTGGAAGTCCTCTCAGATGCGCTAACCCATGCTGGATATATGATTGAAATTGCACAAGATGGTAAAAGCGCGCTGCAACAAGCCCAAGAAAAACAACCCGATCTAATCCTTCTAGACGTTCAGATGCCAGGAATTGATGGTTTTGAAACCTGTCATCAACTTAAGAAAAATCGGGAAACTCAAAATATTCCTGTCATTTTTACCACTGCGATGACAGATATTACGAATAAAGTCAAAGGTCTAAATTTGGGTGCAGTAGACTACATCATTAAGCCATTTCAACCAGAAGAAGTATTAGCAAGGGTTAAGGTGCATTTACAACTACGCCAGATGACAAAAACTTTAGCACAGCAAAATATTCAACTCCAGGAGTTTAAAGAAGCCTTGGAGCAAAAAGTTGCCGAACGAACGGTAGAACTCCAGAACGCTCAAGTTCAACTCGTGCAACAAGAAAAACTCTCAACTCTCGGACAATTGGTTGCGGGAGTGGCGCATGAAGTCAATAACCCTCTGACTTTTTTGGTTAATAATTTATCTCCCGCGCGAGAGTATATTGCAGACATCACTAAAGTCTTACATCTCTATCAACAACACTATCCCGATCCCGACTCAGAAATTGAAGAAGTTTGCGATGCTGTGGATCTTGAGTTTGCATTGGAAGACTTACCCAAAATTCTCAACTCCATGCGCTTGGGAACGGAACGAATTCGGGATATTACTGTTTCTTTGCGAAACTTTTCGCGATCGGATACCGACAAAAAGATAGCAGTTGATATTCATGAAGGATTGGATAGCACATTGTTGATTTTGCGACATCGCTTAAAAGCGTTTAGCGATCGCGCGGAAATTGAAGTTCGCCGCAACTATAATCAATTGCCAAAAATAAAATGCTATCCCGGACAGCTCAATCAGGTTTTTACCAACATCCTCTCCAACGCCATTGACGTACTCGAAGAAGCACTTGAAGCCGAAAGAATGACCGATCGCGCGCCGGAAATTCGTATTTGTACAGAGAAGATGGGAGAGCAATTTGTCACCATCCGCATTACCGATAATGGTTTGGGCATGACAGAACACACTCAAAAGCATTTATTTGAGCCGATGTTTACCACCAAAGCGATTGGTAAAGGAACCGGATTGGGGTTGTCTATTTCTCAACAAATTGTTGAGGAAAAACACGGGGGCGAGTTAACCTGTTATTCGGTGTTGGGACAAGGGACGGAGTTTGTCATTAAAATTCCCATGAATTGA
- a CDS encoding precorrin-2 C(20)-methyltransferase, with amino-acid sequence MHDNSQSKLAQIGTLYGISVGPGDPELVTLKGLRYLQRAKVVAFPAGIQGKPGIAQTIISPWLQPHQQQLSLHFPYVRDLETLTQAWNDAAQKVWNYLEQGQDVAFACEGDVSFYSTFTYLAQTLQHLHPDAIIETVPGVSSPMAAAAALELPLTARNQRLAVLPAIYTMGELESVLEWADVVVLMKVSSVYEQVWQVLQSYQLLDRSWIVERATLPQQKRYNLRDRPTLKLPYFSLLIVWVREPLE; translated from the coding sequence ATGCACGACAACTCACAATCGAAACTAGCGCAAATTGGTACGCTCTATGGCATTAGTGTCGGGCCCGGAGATCCAGAATTAGTAACATTGAAAGGATTACGATACTTGCAACGCGCAAAAGTCGTCGCATTTCCCGCCGGAATCCAGGGAAAACCGGGCATTGCCCAAACTATTATTTCTCCTTGGTTGCAGCCGCACCAGCAACAACTCTCTTTGCATTTTCCCTACGTGCGGGATCTTGAAACATTAACTCAAGCCTGGAACGACGCAGCGCAGAAGGTTTGGAACTATTTGGAACAAGGGCAAGATGTTGCCTTTGCTTGCGAAGGAGATGTCAGTTTTTACAGCACGTTTACCTATTTAGCGCAAACCCTACAACACCTTCATCCCGACGCAATTATTGAAACCGTACCGGGGGTATCGTCGCCAATGGCAGCAGCCGCAGCCCTCGAACTGCCTCTTACCGCGCGAAATCAAAGGCTTGCTGTTCTCCCGGCGATTTATACGATGGGGGAATTAGAATCGGTTTTGGAGTGGGCGGATGTTGTGGTTTTAATGAAAGTGAGTTCCGTGTACGAGCAAGTTTGGCAGGTTTTGCAGTCCTATCAACTTCTCGATCGCAGTTGGATTGTGGAGCGTGCAACTTTACCCCAACAAAAGCGCTATAATTTGCGCGATCGTCCTACCTTGAAATTGCCCTATTTCTCCTTACTCATCGTTTGGGTTCGAGAACCCCTGGAGTAA
- the cutA gene encoding divalent-cation tolerance protein CutA — protein MDENSQNYGIVLTTVSSQSEGRAIASALIEAHLAACVSMMPVHSIYTWQGQVNSDQEWQLAIKTNLALFDPLSAKIKELHSYELPEIIALPIVAGFPPYLNWIAENIKQNIQ, from the coding sequence ATGGACGAAAATTCTCAGAATTACGGCATCGTACTCACCACCGTATCTTCCCAATCCGAAGGGCGCGCGATCGCGTCCGCACTCATAGAAGCGCACCTTGCCGCCTGCGTCAGCATGATGCCCGTCCATTCCATTTACACCTGGCAAGGTCAAGTCAATTCAGACCAAGAATGGCAATTAGCCATCAAAACAAATTTAGCCCTGTTTGACCCATTATCAGCAAAAATCAAAGAATTACATTCCTACGAATTGCCAGAAATCATTGCCTTACCCATTGTGGCTGGATTTCCCCCTTACCTCAATTGGATCGCTGAAAATATAAAGCAAAACATTCAATAA
- a CDS encoding HhoA/HhoB/HtrA family serine endopeptidase, producing MRSSNFMRRLSTHLFALVFGVILAFGSLHVASSQADPAPQLRSTENANSIAQIAQNPTATRSRSNSFVAQAVAKTGPAVVRIDTERTISNPANPFMEDPFFREFFGDNFSRQMPQERQVQGQGSGFIVDREGFILTNAHVVAGAQSVTVTLQNGKVFPGEVRGTDEVTDLAVVKIDGKGKNLPVASLGDSGQVAVGDWAIAVGTPGGLDNTVTLGIISTLDRSSSAAGIPDKRVSFLQTDAAINPGNSGGPLLNDRGEVIGINTAIRANAMGIGFAIPINKAKDLKETLAAGKAVEHPFVGIQMVNLTPELARQNNDNPNSTVQIPEIEGVLVMRVLRGTPAERAGIRRGDVVTEVERQRVTSGEELQKIVENSGVGSNLRFKLQRGDRAMEITVQTEQLRNRS from the coding sequence ATGCGTTCTTCCAATTTTATGCGTCGATTAAGTACTCATTTATTCGCGCTAGTTTTTGGCGTAATTCTAGCGTTTGGTTCTCTGCACGTCGCCTCATCCCAGGCAGACCCCGCACCCCAATTAAGATCCACCGAAAACGCCAACTCCATTGCCCAGATTGCACAAAATCCGACGGCGACGCGATCGCGATCTAACAGTTTCGTCGCCCAAGCCGTTGCCAAAACCGGGCCCGCCGTCGTCCGAATCGACACCGAACGAACCATCTCCAATCCCGCAAATCCCTTTATGGAAGACCCTTTCTTCCGGGAGTTTTTCGGCGATAACTTCTCCCGCCAAATGCCTCAAGAACGACAAGTCCAAGGACAAGGTTCTGGCTTCATTGTCGATCGCGAAGGTTTCATTCTCACAAACGCCCACGTCGTTGCAGGCGCGCAAAGCGTAACAGTTACCTTGCAAAACGGAAAAGTTTTCCCAGGAGAAGTGCGGGGAACCGATGAAGTTACCGATTTAGCCGTCGTCAAGATCGATGGGAAAGGCAAAAATCTACCTGTTGCATCCCTTGGGGATTCGGGTCAAGTTGCCGTGGGCGATTGGGCGATCGCGGTGGGAACCCCAGGCGGTTTGGATAACACCGTAACTTTGGGAATCATCAGCACCCTCGATCGTTCCTCCAGTGCGGCTGGAATCCCCGACAAGCGCGTGAGTTTCCTGCAAACCGATGCGGCCATCAATCCCGGCAATTCAGGGGGACCCCTGCTCAACGATCGCGGCGAAGTGATTGGAATTAATACCGCCATTCGCGCCAATGCGATGGGGATTGGGTTTGCGATTCCCATTAACAAAGCAAAAGACCTCAAAGAAACCCTCGCCGCCGGGAAAGCAGTAGAACACCCCTTTGTGGGAATTCAAATGGTTAACCTGACCCCCGAACTCGCCCGACAAAATAACGACAATCCCAACTCAACAGTCCAAATTCCAGAGATTGAAGGAGTTCTGGTGATGAGAGTTTTGCGCGGTACCCCCGCAGAACGCGCCGGAATTCGTCGCGGCGATGTCGTAACAGAAGTCGAACGCCAGCGCGTTACCTCTGGTGAAGAATTGCAAAAAATTGTAGAAAATAGTGGAGTGGGTAGCAATTTACGCTTTAAACTCCAACGAGGCGATCGCGCGATGGAAATTACGGTGCAAACCGAACAACTGCGAAATCGTTCTTAA
- a CDS encoding superantigen-like protein SSL4, with amino-acid sequence MPDLTIFKTILHQLTQPTAIAIFGSVGLHAALGVTLPILPIFSQDSDIPRNVRLMELTPAEQLRLPNVSPETALPFGQFPDATAVLPLSEKFDLPSSSSKLPDLPAMPDLKSNPAYNYPLSTPSKTVLRGRSTRSFPTGRTRTRTSRRVGSRLPSRQGRSSARNNTNLRFDSRFKPRTDLTPGEALRIFGKVGQAPQPPHNSSENEIAALRREANPQTQTSETNAGEQENNQVATGGTHTLSLNGVYPRAACASQSNGSVVYRVTSSGGKSAKVYQVRGANNPLFSIYAYRSLASQNFSEPGTYNVTVNFNYNDEACGSVANQRETPQPLDNEENPSRPERETPQPRNTEETPSRPERETPQPRNTEETPSRPERETPQPRNTEETPSRPEQETPQPRNTEETPSRPQRETPQPRNTEETPSRPERETPQPRNTQETPSRSERETPVPQPSKKKPQPSNTESSTESEGESGNQE; translated from the coding sequence ATGCCTGATCTCACTATTTTTAAAACTATTCTCCATCAACTCACTCAACCCACTGCCATTGCGATTTTCGGTTCCGTGGGTCTTCACGCTGCCCTTGGCGTAACATTACCCATCCTACCCATTTTTTCCCAAGACTCCGATATTCCCCGCAACGTCCGCCTGATGGAATTAACCCCTGCGGAGCAACTTCGCCTGCCAAATGTATCGCCAGAAACAGCCTTGCCCTTCGGTCAATTCCCCGATGCGACTGCCGTTCTGCCGCTCTCTGAAAAGTTCGATCTTCCCTCATCTTCCTCGAAACTTCCAGACTTGCCGGCAATGCCAGACCTAAAGTCCAATCCCGCCTATAACTATCCCCTATCCACTCCTTCTAAAACTGTTCTGCGAGGGCGTTCCACCCGTTCTTTCCCCACAGGACGCACCAGAACCAGAACAAGTCGTCGGGTCGGTTCTCGGTTACCGAGTCGGCAGGGACGCAGTAGTGCGCGCAATAACACCAATTTGAGGTTCGATTCTCGTTTCAAACCGCGAACGGATTTAACGCCAGGAGAGGCTTTGAGGATTTTTGGTAAAGTTGGGCAAGCCCCTCAACCCCCCCACAATTCTAGTGAAAATGAAATTGCTGCCCTTCGACGCGAAGCCAATCCTCAAACTCAGACGAGTGAAACGAATGCTGGCGAACAGGAAAATAATCAAGTTGCGACGGGTGGAACGCACACTTTGAGCTTGAATGGGGTTTATCCCAGGGCTGCTTGTGCGAGCCAATCGAATGGATCTGTGGTTTATAGGGTGACATCTAGTGGTGGGAAGTCTGCCAAGGTTTATCAAGTAAGGGGTGCAAACAATCCCTTATTCAGTATCTATGCCTATCGGTCGCTTGCTTCTCAAAATTTTAGCGAACCGGGAACCTATAACGTTACAGTCAATTTTAACTACAACGATGAGGCTTGCGGTTCTGTTGCCAATCAACGGGAAACGCCTCAGCCTTTGGATAATGAAGAAAATCCTTCTCGCCCAGAACGGGAAACGCCCCAACCTCGCAATACCGAAGAAACTCCTTCTCGCCCAGAACGGGAAACGCCCCAACCTCGCAATACCGAAGAAACTCCTTCTCGCCCAGAACGGGAAACACCTCAACCTCGCAATACAGAAGAAACCCCTTCTCGCCCAGAACAGGAAACACCTCAACCTCGCAATACAGAAGAAACCCCTTCTCGTCCGCAACGGGAAACGCCTCAACCTCGCAATACAGAAGAAACCCCTTCTCGCCCAGAACGGGAAACGCCTCAACCTCGCAACACGCAGGAAACTCCTTCGCGTTCGGAACGGGAAACTCCTGTCCCACAACCTAGTAAGAAAAAGCCTCAACCCAGTAATACGGAAAGTTCTACTGAATCGGAAGGGGAAAGCGGCAATCAAGAGTGA
- a CDS encoding DUF3288 family protein: MAIQQNQKHPQEKNDRATVDLLLQEGRSDYNLAELARLRIRYRGFPGAKEIQQDLDRLLREWQLQEEELFTLTRQLHESGDLYRRGRSGEQEDWS; this comes from the coding sequence GTGGCGATTCAACAAAACCAAAAACATCCCCAAGAAAAAAACGATCGCGCGACTGTCGATCTCTTGCTACAGGAAGGACGCAGCGACTACAATCTTGCCGAACTCGCCCGCTTGCGCATTCGCTATCGGGGTTTTCCCGGCGCAAAAGAAATTCAGCAAGACCTCGACCGCCTTTTGCGAGAATGGCAGCTTCAAGAAGAGGAATTATTCACCCTCACTCGCCAACTTCACGAATCTGGCGACCTCTATCGACGGGGAAGAAGCGGGGAACAAGAGGATTGGAGTTAG
- a CDS encoding ABC transporter ATP-binding protein gives MRSRPLSPSSNPLQRLMRYGRKYRSKIWQAATCSVLNKIFDLAPPVLIGAAVDVVVKQQDSLIAQFGVTDIFSQLVILAGLTVLVWGFESVFEYAYAQLWRNLAQKIQHDLRLDAYSHLQDLDLAFFEERSTGDLLAILNDDVNQLERFLDVGANEILQVSTTVVIISLGFMAIAPSIAWMTMIPIPIIIWGSVAFQKLLAPRYGEVREKVSLLSSRLANNLSGIMTIKSFTTEAFEIERLRTESEAYRQSNRRAIALSAGFIPLIRLVILFGFTATLLIGGMKAVDGSLAVGTYSVLVFMTQRLLWPLTRLGQTLDLYQRAMASTNRVMTLLDTPIDAHPGGLSLGDVRGELRLENITFAYRDREPVIKNLSLQIEAGQTIAIVGSTGSGKSTLVKLLLRLYEIQGGTITLDGVDIREANLSSLRSAMGLVSQDVFLFHGSVLENIKYGSPDATLTGAIAAAKIAEAHNFIEKLPQTYETIVGERGQKLSGGQRQRLAIARAILKDPPILILDEATSSVDNETEAAIARSLEYITQNRTTIAIAHRLSTIRNADCIYVMEYGRIVERGTHEALLAQNGIYANLWRVQTGIKG, from the coding sequence ATGCGATCGCGTCCATTATCCCCATCAAGCAACCCCCTTCAGCGTCTGATGCGCTACGGACGCAAATATCGTTCCAAAATTTGGCAAGCGGCAACTTGTTCGGTTCTCAATAAAATTTTTGACCTGGCTCCCCCGGTTCTGATCGGTGCTGCGGTTGATGTCGTCGTCAAGCAGCAAGACTCTCTGATTGCCCAATTTGGCGTAACGGACATTTTTTCCCAATTGGTCATTTTAGCGGGTCTAACCGTCCTGGTTTGGGGCTTCGAGTCGGTGTTTGAGTATGCCTACGCGCAACTATGGCGCAACCTCGCGCAAAAAATTCAGCACGATCTGCGTCTTGATGCCTACAGCCATTTACAGGATTTGGATTTAGCCTTTTTCGAGGAGCGCAGTACCGGAGATTTACTGGCGATTCTCAACGATGACGTTAACCAATTGGAGCGATTTTTGGATGTAGGAGCCAATGAAATTCTCCAGGTGAGTACGACGGTGGTTATTATTAGCCTTGGGTTTATGGCGATCGCGCCCAGTATCGCTTGGATGACAATGATTCCCATTCCCATTATTATTTGGGGTTCGGTTGCCTTTCAAAAACTCTTAGCACCGCGTTATGGGGAAGTGCGGGAAAAAGTGAGTTTATTAAGCAGTCGTTTGGCGAATAATCTCAGTGGAATTATGACGATCAAAAGCTTCACCACAGAAGCCTTTGAAATCGAGCGATTGCGTACAGAGAGCGAAGCCTACCGTCAAAGTAACCGTCGCGCGATCGCGCTAAGTGCGGGATTTATTCCCTTAATCCGCTTGGTCATCCTCTTTGGGTTCACCGCAACGTTGCTGATTGGCGGAATGAAAGCCGTAGACGGCAGTTTAGCCGTAGGAACCTACAGCGTTTTGGTCTTTATGACCCAACGGTTATTGTGGCCCCTGACGCGCCTCGGACAAACCCTAGACCTCTACCAAAGAGCAATGGCATCTACAAATCGGGTCATGACCTTACTGGACACTCCCATCGACGCTCATCCCGGAGGCTTGTCTCTGGGGGACGTTCGGGGAGAATTGCGCTTGGAAAACATTACCTTCGCCTACCGAGACAGAGAACCCGTCATCAAAAACTTATCGCTCCAGATTGAAGCGGGTCAAACCATTGCCATTGTTGGTTCTACGGGATCGGGTAAAAGCACGTTAGTTAAACTCTTGCTACGCCTGTACGAAATTCAAGGGGGAACCATTACCCTAGACGGCGTTGATATCCGCGAGGCGAACTTATCTAGCTTGCGCAGTGCAATGGGACTGGTCAGCCAAGACGTTTTCCTGTTTCACGGCAGCGTCCTAGAAAATATTAAATATGGCAGTCCTGATGCGACATTAACAGGCGCGATCGCGGCAGCCAAAATTGCCGAAGCCCATAACTTTATCGAGAAACTCCCCCAAACCTACGAAACTATTGTCGGCGAACGGGGTCAAAAACTATCGGGGGGACAAAGGCAACGCCTCGCGATCGCGCGAGCGATTCTCAAAGACCCTCCCATTCTCATTCTTGATGAAGCCACCTCTTCTGTTGATAACGAAACCGAAGCCGCGATCGCGCGTTCCCTGGAATACATCACCCAAAATCGTACCACCATCGCGATCGCGCACCGCCTCTCCACCATCCGCAATGCAGACTGCATCTATGTGATGGAATACGGGCGCATCGTCGAACGAGGGACCCACGAAGCCCTACTCGCCCAAAACGGGATTTATGCCAATCTGTGGCGCGTGCAAACGGGGATTAAGGGATAG